The Candidatus Vesicomyosocius sp. SY067_SCS001 genome includes a window with the following:
- a CDS encoding TatD family hydrolase, producing the protein MQIVDSHCHLNKLDFVNFGGNIESVIAHAKELSVIKFLCVCIDLEHFDEVLFLAKKYPQIYASVGVHPVNTKGKDPSICQLLKLANYEEVIAIGETGLDYFHIEKAIADWQRNRFRRHIRASNQSGKPMIIHTRNAKEDTIKIMQEEKAKQGVMHCFSEDWETAQMALDLGFYISFSGIITFRSAKDLREVAKKVPSDKLLVETDSPYLTPMPYRGASNLPAYSYYVVEKLAEIRGVSINDIACTTTSNFEQLFLT; encoded by the coding sequence ATGCAAATAGTTGACTCGCACTGTCATCTTAATAAGTTAGATTTTGTTAATTTTGGTGGTAATATTGAGAGTGTAATCGCTCATGCCAAAGAATTATCTGTTATAAAATTCTTGTGTGTGTGTATTGATTTAGAACATTTTGATGAAGTACTATTTTTGGCGAAAAAGTACCCCCAAATTTATGCTTCAGTTGGTGTACATCCTGTTAATACAAAAGGCAAAGATCCAAGTATTTGTCAGCTTTTAAAATTAGCAAATTATGAAGAGGTTATTGCTATTGGAGAAACTGGTTTAGATTATTTTCATATTGAAAAAGCAATAGCTGATTGGCAACGAAATCGTTTTAGGCGGCATATTAGAGCTTCGAATCAATCAGGCAAGCCAATGATTATTCATACACGTAATGCCAAAGAAGATACTATTAAGATTATGCAAGAGGAAAAAGCCAAACAAGGTGTAATGCATTGTTTCTCTGAAGATTGGGAAACTGCTCAGATGGCATTGGATTTAGGTTTTTATATTTCTTTTTCTGGTATTATCACTTTTAGAAGCGCTAAAGATTTACGTGAAGTTGCAAAAAAAGTACCAAGTGATAAATTATTAGTTGAAACTGATTCTCCCTATTTAACACCTATGCCTTATAGAGGCGCTTCTAACTTACCAGCTTATAGTTATTATGTTGTTGAGAAGTTAGCTGAAATTCGTGGTGTGAGTATTAATGACATCGCTTGTACAACTACAAGTAATTTTGAACAACTTTTTTTAACATGA
- a CDS encoding RluA family pseudouridine synthase — protein sequence MNTIFQTIDEFSQGQRLDNYLFKTLKGVPKSHIYRVIRKGEVRVNKGRKKSEYKLNLDDIVRIPPIKVSTTKFMHTSYGLKKILTNSILYEDKGLLIINKPSDLAVHSGSGVNVGVIEALRQMYKEPIELVHRLDSATSGVLLVAKKRLVLKNLHEQLNQHTIEKNYIGLVKGVWSKKLHTIDAPLYNNSRYTKVDAKGKYSVSHFHPLKNFSTDNFAASLVNISIETGRTHQIRVHAKYAGHALAYDNKYGDKEFDRQVKFKGLKRLFLHSNQLIFINPLTSDIQKVNAPLPVELEDFLVRL from the coding sequence ATGAATACTATCTTTCAAACTATTGATGAATTTTCACAGGGTCAACGTTTGGATAATTATTTATTTAAAACACTTAAAGGCGTTCCTAAATCTCATATCTATAGAGTTATTCGTAAAGGCGAAGTACGTGTTAATAAAGGTAGAAAAAAATCAGAATATAAATTAAACTTAGACGACATAGTTCGTATTCCACCAATTAAAGTGTCTACAACTAAGTTTATGCATACTTCATATGGTTTAAAAAAAATATTAACCAATTCTATTTTATATGAGGACAAAGGGTTACTTATTATTAATAAACCAAGTGACCTTGCGGTGCATAGTGGTTCTGGTGTTAATGTTGGTGTTATTGAAGCGCTTCGGCAAATGTATAAAGAACCTATTGAACTGGTACACCGATTAGATAGCGCTACTTCTGGGGTTCTGTTAGTTGCTAAAAAGCGTCTAGTGTTAAAAAATTTGCATGAGCAACTGAACCAACATACCATAGAAAAAAATTATATAGGCTTGGTGAAAGGGGTGTGGTCAAAAAAATTACATACTATTGATGCACCCCTATATAATAATTCAAGATATACAAAGGTAGATGCTAAAGGTAAATATTCAGTTAGTCATTTTCATCCACTTAAAAATTTTAGTACTGATAATTTTGCTGCTTCATTGGTTAATATTAGCATTGAAACTGGTCGTACTCATCAAATCCGTGTACACGCAAAGTACGCTGGACATGCGCTTGCTTATGATAATAAATATGGAGATAAAGAATTTGACAGGCAAGTAAAATTCAAAGGCCTAAAAAGATTATTTTTGCACTCGAATCAACTTATTTTTATTAATCCATTGACTAGTGATATTCAAAAAGTGAATGCACCTTTGCCGGTTGAATTAGAAGATTTCTTAGTTAGATTATGA
- the ubiA gene encoding 4-hydroxybenzoate octaprenyltransferase, producing the protein MSFNFKSTSFVAYLRLMRLDNPIGIYLLLWPTLWALFLASEGFPNLKLLLIFVLGVVLMRSAGCVINDYADRYIDKLVERTKHRPIASGEIHHRSALNFFVLLIMLAFLLVLLTNWLTIKLAMIAALLAILYPFTKRWTYFPQFVLGLAFAMSVLMAFSATLNEIPITAWYVFAATVVWTVIYDTMYAMADREEDLKIGIKSSAILFAKFDRLIIGILQIIFLLILIKISNVFNLTISYNVTLFLVVLLMIYHQYLIKNNDNYSYLHGFLHNNYIGMVIFIGIMLSVVL; encoded by the coding sequence ATGAGTTTTAATTTTAAGAGTACTTCTTTTGTGGCATATTTACGTCTAATGCGTTTGGATAATCCAATTGGTATTTATTTATTATTATGGCCAACATTATGGGCGTTATTTTTGGCATCAGAGGGGTTCCCTAATTTAAAATTATTATTAATTTTTGTTTTAGGTGTTGTCTTAATGCGATCAGCAGGTTGTGTGATTAATGATTATGCAGATAGATATATTGATAAACTAGTAGAACGTACTAAGCATAGACCTATTGCCTCAGGTGAAATTCATCATAGATCTGCACTTAATTTTTTTGTATTATTAATTATGTTGGCATTTTTATTGGTATTATTAACTAACTGGCTAACTATCAAACTTGCTATGATTGCGGCGTTATTAGCAATTTTGTATCCATTTACTAAGCGTTGGACTTATTTTCCACAATTTGTGTTAGGCTTAGCATTTGCGATGAGTGTATTAATGGCTTTTTCAGCAACCCTTAATGAGATTCCAATTACTGCTTGGTATGTATTTGCAGCAACAGTTGTTTGGACAGTAATTTATGATACGATGTACGCCATGGCTGATCGAGAAGAAGATTTAAAAATTGGGATCAAATCAAGTGCTATTTTATTTGCAAAATTTGATAGATTAATCATTGGAATTTTACAAATTATATTTTTGCTAATTTTGATAAAAATATCAAATGTTTTTAATTTGACTATTTCTTATAATGTTACGTTATTTTTAGTTGTATTATTAATGATTTATCATCAATATTTGATTAAAAATAATGATAATTATTCTTATTTACACGGATTTTTACATAATAATTATATAGGTATGGTAATTTTTATAGGGATTATGTTATCTGTTGTATTATAG
- the dapD gene encoding 2,3,4,5-tetrahydropyridine-2,6-dicarboxylate N-succinyltransferase codes for MKNIIEKAFKDRANLNPQTVNIEVKQAVADAIHLLDSGKARIAQQKSVGDWKINEWLKKAVLLSFRLEENIPMKGGFTQYFDKVPSKFANMSIDEFNKAGIRIVPPASARCGSFIAKNTVMMPSYVNIGAYVDSGTMIDTWATVGSCAQIGKNVHLSGGVGIGGVLEPLQASPTIIEDNCFIGARSEIVEGVIVEEGAVISMGVYIGQSTKIFNRKTNKITYGRIPAGSVVVPGNLPSKDGTYSLYCAVIVKQVDAKTRYKIGINELLRGI; via the coding sequence ATGAAAAATATTATTGAAAAAGCCTTTAAAGATAGAGCTAATCTTAATCCACAAACAGTCAATATAGAAGTAAAACAGGCCGTTGCTGACGCCATTCATTTACTTGATTCTGGTAAAGCACGTATTGCACAACAGAAAAGTGTAGGTGATTGGAAGATTAACGAATGGCTGAAAAAAGCAGTCTTGTTATCTTTTAGATTGGAAGAAAATATACCTATGAAAGGGGGGTTCACTCAATACTTCGATAAAGTACCTTCTAAATTTGCTAACATGTCAATAGATGAATTCAATAAAGCTGGTATACGTATAGTTCCACCAGCAAGTGCGCGATGCGGATCTTTTATTGCTAAAAATACAGTAATGATGCCAAGTTATGTTAATATTGGTGCTTATGTAGACTCAGGCACAATGATAGATACTTGGGCAACAGTGGGATCATGCGCTCAGATCGGTAAAAATGTACATCTATCAGGAGGGGTTGGTATCGGTGGAGTATTGGAACCATTACAAGCAAGTCCGACGATTATTGAAGATAATTGTTTTATCGGGGCTAGGTCAGAAATCGTAGAAGGTGTGATTGTTGAAGAAGGTGCTGTTATTTCAATGGGTGTTTATATTGGGCAATCCACAAAAATATTCAATCGTAAAACAAATAAAATCACATATGGACGTATTCCTGCTGGTTCAGTAGTTGTACCTGGAAACCTACCAAGTAAAGACGGTACTTATTCACTTTATTGCGCAGTTATTGTTAAACAAGTCGATGCAAAAACACGTTATAAAATCGGTATAAATGAGCTTTTACGAGGCATATAA
- the ccoG gene encoding cytochrome c oxidase accessory protein CcoG translates to MKDKKIQVENLYEDGELWVQNLGDKTIHAKRMNGKFRNLKWLAIVVWVPFFMGPYFTWNDKQAILFDIDNRQYHLFNITIFPQDIWMLTMVLLFLSILLAIMTAVLGRIFCGYFCFQTIWTDIFTKIEQWVEGTPVQRLKLDKEPVSFNKLRLKLVKHSIWIAIALFSGVTWMLYFGVTWTDYVKGEITSTTMVITAIISFGAYVFAGFMREQTCLWICPYARIQGAMIDEQSILPTYDYYRGERRGRLKKGKFVKGFGDCIDCHQCVAVCPTGVDIRKGQEYGCITCGLCIDACDLVMEKVGKSKGLICYTSLAEMKSNKPVKVFYKRPRVIIYASVLFLALSILVYGILNLVPMDLKVLHDRQPLFVQLSDGSIRNKYELKVMNKTDKIMPISISFSSKIKNLKSKKSFKTVMIPSGNVKSIYVYLIALESDVGSDNNVIFVVKSEQVTLEYKTLFFTSKSM, encoded by the coding sequence ATGAAAGATAAGAAAATCCAAGTAGAAAATTTATATGAAGATGGTGAGTTATGGGTGCAGAATCTAGGAGATAAAACCATTCATGCAAAACGTATGAATGGAAAATTCCGTAATTTAAAATGGTTAGCTATTGTTGTTTGGGTGCCATTTTTTATGGGCCCATATTTTACTTGGAACGACAAACAGGCTATTTTATTTGATATAGATAACAGGCAATATCACTTATTTAATATTACTATTTTCCCACAAGATATTTGGATGTTGACTATGGTATTACTATTTTTGTCTATTTTACTTGCAATAATGACCGCTGTTTTAGGTCGGATATTTTGTGGTTATTTTTGTTTTCAAACAATTTGGACAGATATTTTTACCAAAATAGAGCAATGGGTTGAAGGTACACCAGTACAACGTCTAAAATTAGATAAAGAACCAGTGAGTTTTAATAAACTTAGACTCAAGTTAGTAAAACACTCTATTTGGATAGCAATTGCACTTTTCTCTGGTGTTACTTGGATGTTGTATTTTGGTGTTACTTGGACTGATTATGTTAAGGGTGAGATTACCTCTACAACTATGGTTATCACTGCTATTATTTCATTTGGTGCTTATGTATTTGCTGGATTTATGAGAGAGCAAACTTGTTTGTGGATTTGTCCATATGCGCGTATTCAGGGGGCTATGATTGATGAACAGAGCATTTTACCAACTTATGATTATTATCGTGGCGAGCGTCGTGGCAGACTTAAGAAAGGTAAGTTTGTCAAAGGTTTTGGTGATTGTATTGATTGTCATCAGTGTGTTGCTGTTTGTCCAACAGGTGTTGATATTCGAAAGGGCCAAGAATATGGTTGTATTACTTGTGGGCTATGCATTGATGCTTGTGATTTAGTGATGGAAAAAGTTGGCAAGTCTAAAGGTTTGATTTGCTATACCTCCTTAGCTGAGATGAAATCTAATAAGCCAGTTAAGGTGTTTTATAAACGCCCAAGGGTTATTATTTATGCTTCAGTATTATTTTTGGCATTATCAATATTGGTTTATGGTATTTTAAATCTTGTACCAATGGATTTAAAAGTACTACATGATAGACAACCATTATTTGTACAGCTTTCTGATGGCTCTATTCGCAATAAATACGAACTTAAAGTTATGAATAAGACAGATAAAATTATGCCAATTAGTATTAGTTTTAGCAGTAAAATTAAAAATCTAAAATCTAAAAAATCGTTCAAGACAGTGATGATTCCAAGTGGTAATGTTAAATCTATTTATGTTTATTTAATAGCTTTAGAAAGTGATGTAGGTTCTGATAATAATGTTATATTTGTGGTTAAAAGCGAACAGGTTACTTTAGAATATAAAACTTTATTTTTTACGTCTAAGAGTATGTAA
- a CDS encoding FixH family protein, with amino-acid sequence MSIHKSPIMMIMLILFIILVGATVYRIIIALETHPGLVVEDAYSSGQRYAITLNHKNQLAELGWVLNLVTPEAVTHNIKQIYTVNSTQHGKTLSDALVIAYFYRPLEKEHDFSINMVFRQGIDQYQAYIILPLKGRWDLVVEVVKEGLVQRASKKLFAQ; translated from the coding sequence ATGAGTATTCATAAAAGTCCAATAATGATGATTATGCTAATACTTTTTATTATTTTAGTGGGCGCAACTGTCTATCGAATTATTATTGCACTTGAAACTCATCCAGGATTGGTAGTAGAAGATGCGTATTCAAGTGGTCAACGCTATGCAATAACATTAAATCACAAAAATCAATTAGCAGAGCTTGGCTGGGTATTAAATCTTGTCACTCCAGAAGCGGTAACTCATAATATTAAACAAATTTACACGGTTAATAGTACACAGCATGGTAAGACTTTGTCAGATGCTTTGGTTATAGCATATTTTTATCGTCCTTTAGAAAAAGAACACGATTTTTCTATTAATATGGTATTTCGTCAAGGAATTGATCAATACCAAGCATATATAATATTACCTTTAAAAGGACGTTGGGATTTGGTGGTTGAAGTGGTTAAAGAGGGATTAGTGCAAAGAGCTTCTAAAAAATTATTTGCTCAATAG
- a CDS encoding ATP-binding cassette domain-containing protein: MSEILISANHISLSHNGKKVLDNVSFELKIGEFITLIGPNGAGKSSLIKILLGLITPDNGKIKKSKHIRLSYTPQKFIPNEFIPISVVDFLKLNQKIDAKFLKNTTTLTGIEKLLHLALKNLSGGEMQRVLLTRALLAKPNVLILDEPTQNLDVSGQIHLYKLIQDIHKQQNCSVLMVSHDLHRVMKESTQVLCLYHHICCIGRPDTILKDAQFNDLFADQIDELMATYEHHHNHEHKY, from the coding sequence ATGTCAGAAATCCTTATTAGTGCGAATCATATTAGTCTTAGCCATAATGGTAAAAAAGTGCTTGATAACGTTAGCTTTGAATTAAAAATAGGAGAATTCATTACCTTAATTGGCCCAAATGGTGCTGGAAAAAGCTCATTAATTAAAATTCTACTTGGGCTAATTACTCCTGACAATGGCAAGATTAAAAAATCTAAACATATCAGACTAAGCTACACACCACAAAAATTCATTCCTAATGAGTTTATCCCAATTTCAGTGGTTGATTTTCTCAAACTTAACCAAAAAATTGACGCCAAGTTCTTAAAAAATACAACCACACTCACAGGTATTGAAAAATTACTACATTTAGCATTAAAAAATTTATCTGGTGGTGAAATGCAACGTGTACTACTAACACGTGCCTTACTTGCAAAGCCAAATGTCTTAATCCTTGATGAACCTACTCAAAACCTTGATGTAAGTGGTCAAATACATCTCTATAAACTCATTCAAGATATTCATAAACAACAAAATTGTTCTGTACTTATGGTATCACACGACCTTCATAGAGTAATGAAAGAATCAACCCAAGTCTTATGCCTATACCACCATATTTGTTGCATAGGGAGACCAGATACTATTTTAAAAGATGCGCAATTTAATGATCTATTTGCTGACCAAATAGATGAACTAATGGCTACTTATGAACATCATCATAATCATGAACATAAGTATTAA
- the polA gene encoding DNA polymerase I — MPYKLILMDGSAFLFRAYFSTLKQNLTNKNGFPTGAMFGVINAIKSLQRKYQEARIIIIFDARGKNFRHDIYPQYKANRKPTDSGLVVQIEPLHEMIQAMGIHLICVSKVEADDVIATLSCYANQNNIKTIIASGDKDLMQLVGTNISQLDMKGILHDRQSVIEKIGVAPEKILDLLALTGDSIDNIPGVPSVGPKTAIKWLQIYSDILGIKENAMQIKGKVGEKLRDNFDLLDLSYQLVKLKFDVVLPCNILYDDPVKNIDKLADLYQQYGFFMWLKQLDNVSVLKQKSIQVMGTDTGINNSVDILKGYSQTLVLDLDLFNTIVGRLKILKTFVFSLEATSLDYMNASIVGWVFLINKDSFYVPVGHNYLDVPKQLNFNNVLNQLKPILEDVSISKIGQNLKYDAHILSNYKIDLKGISDDIIVKSYCLNSVATRHNMNDLSEYYLNYQAIHFDDILGKGKKQVTFNQVNVEIALLYVCENVIVTSLLNHILDEEIAQYPRLVKLYQNLELPLIKVLLCMERNGVELDANVLSIQQLDITQQMEDIQNQVFELAGNVFNLESPKQIQRILFESEGLGLIPLRKTPKGVPSTNEEALKLLDHPVVDLILSYRTLVKLNSTYLEVLPSKIDLNTHRLHTSYNQVVTATGRLSSSNPNLQNIPIFSKQGSCIRDAFITGKDNVIISADYSQIELRIMTQLSKDQNLLEAFNNDKDIHSETASTMFNIPIDEVTSEYRRRAKVINFGLIYGMSVFGLAKLIGVSRTEAKQYMDTYFDKYPSVLHYIDNIKEIAKIQGYVETIMGRRLYLPQINAKNKMLQQHALRTAINAPMQGSSADIIKKSMLDVYTWIGQDNPDIRMIMQVHDELVFEVSASKADEFSRKIQALMANAYLLDIPLKVDVGIGSSWKEAH, encoded by the coding sequence ATGCCATATAAACTAATTTTAATGGATGGCTCTGCTTTTTTATTCAGAGCTTATTTTTCTACGTTAAAGCAGAACTTAACTAATAAAAATGGATTTCCTACAGGTGCTATGTTCGGTGTTATTAATGCTATAAAAAGTCTTCAAAGGAAGTACCAAGAGGCTAGAATAATTATTATATTTGATGCGAGAGGTAAAAATTTCAGGCATGATATTTACCCACAATACAAGGCGAATAGAAAACCAACTGATAGTGGATTGGTGGTTCAAATTGAACCTTTGCATGAGATGATTCAAGCCATGGGTATTCATCTTATATGTGTGTCCAAGGTTGAGGCAGATGATGTAATTGCTACTTTAAGCTGTTATGCTAATCAAAATAATATTAAGACTATTATTGCAAGTGGTGATAAAGATTTAATGCAGTTAGTGGGTACGAATATTTCGCAATTAGATATGAAAGGTATTTTGCATGACCGCCAAAGTGTGATTGAAAAAATTGGTGTTGCACCAGAGAAAATTTTAGATCTCTTAGCCTTGACTGGTGATAGTATAGATAATATTCCTGGTGTACCTAGTGTTGGTCCTAAAACAGCTATTAAATGGCTACAAATTTATAGTGATATCTTAGGAATCAAGGAAAATGCAATGCAGATTAAAGGAAAAGTGGGTGAAAAACTACGTGATAATTTTGATCTTTTAGATTTATCTTATCAACTAGTTAAGCTTAAATTTGATGTAGTGTTGCCTTGTAATATTTTATATGATGATCCAGTGAAAAATATTGATAAATTGGCTGATTTATATCAGCAATATGGTTTTTTTATGTGGTTAAAACAATTAGATAATGTGTCTGTATTAAAGCAAAAAAGTATTCAGGTTATGGGAACAGATACAGGAATTAATAATTCGGTTGATATTCTTAAAGGTTATTCACAGACATTAGTATTAGATTTGGATCTATTTAATACAATAGTTGGTCGTCTTAAAATCTTAAAGACATTTGTATTTAGTTTAGAAGCTACTTCTCTAGATTATATGAATGCTTCTATTGTTGGTTGGGTATTTTTAATTAATAAGGATAGTTTTTATGTGCCTGTTGGTCATAATTATTTAGATGTACCAAAGCAGTTGAATTTTAATAATGTGCTTAATCAACTAAAGCCAATTTTAGAGGATGTGTCTATTAGTAAAATTGGACAAAATTTAAAATACGATGCACATATTTTATCTAATTATAAAATTGATTTGAAAGGCATTAGTGATGATATTATAGTGAAATCCTATTGTTTAAATTCAGTTGCTACAAGGCATAATATGAATGATTTGAGTGAATATTATTTGAATTATCAAGCCATTCATTTTGATGATATATTAGGTAAAGGTAAAAAACAAGTTACTTTTAATCAAGTTAATGTGGAAATTGCTCTTCTTTATGTTTGTGAAAATGTGATAGTTACAAGTTTATTAAATCATATTTTAGATGAAGAAATTGCTCAATATCCTAGATTAGTTAAATTGTATCAGAATCTAGAATTGCCATTGATTAAAGTTTTATTATGCATGGAACGTAATGGTGTTGAATTAGATGCGAACGTACTAAGTATTCAGCAGTTAGATATTACGCAACAAATGGAGGATATTCAGAATCAAGTATTTGAACTGGCAGGCAATGTTTTTAACCTTGAATCTCCTAAACAAATTCAACGAATTTTATTTGAGTCTGAAGGTTTAGGCCTAATTCCTTTGAGAAAAACGCCTAAAGGCGTACCTTCTACTAATGAAGAGGCTTTAAAACTTTTAGACCATCCGGTGGTAGATCTAATATTAAGTTATCGAACATTAGTGAAACTTAATTCTACTTATCTTGAAGTACTTCCAAGTAAGATTGATTTAAATACGCATAGACTTCATACTTCTTATAATCAGGTAGTAACTGCTACAGGTCGGTTATCATCAAGTAATCCAAATTTGCAAAATATTCCTATTTTCTCTAAACAAGGTTCATGTATTCGTGATGCATTTATTACAGGTAAAGACAATGTTATTATTTCCGCTGATTACTCACAGATTGAATTAAGGATTATGACACAATTGTCCAAAGATCAAAACTTATTAGAAGCTTTTAATAATGATAAAGATATACATAGCGAAACCGCATCAACTATGTTTAATATACCAATTGATGAAGTAACATCAGAATATCGTAGGCGCGCTAAAGTGATTAATTTTGGTTTGATTTATGGTATGAGTGTATTTGGATTAGCAAAGCTAATTGGTGTATCTAGAACAGAAGCAAAGCAATATATGGATACTTATTTTGATAAGTATCCTAGTGTGCTACATTATATAGACAATATCAAAGAAATTGCAAAAATACAAGGTTATGTTGAAACTATTATGGGTAGACGTTTGTATTTACCACAAATTAATGCCAAAAATAAAATGTTACAACAACATGCACTTAGAACTGCTATTAATGCTCCCATGCAAGGTTCTTCAGCAGATATAATTAAAAAATCCATGCTTGATGTTTATACATGGATTGGACAAGATAATCCAGATATTAGAATGATTATGCAAGTACATGATGAGTTGGTATTTGAGGTGAGTGCGTCAAAAGCTGATGAATTTTCCCGTAAAATACAAGCTTTAATGGCCAATGCTTATTTATTGGATATTCCTCTTAAAGTAGATGTAGGGATTGGCAGCTCTTGGAAAGAGGCACATTAA
- the argS gene encoding arginine--tRNA ligase, whose amino-acid sequence MKQRLKQLLIQSLEVLIDNNILESIPENIRIDHSKDKIQGDFASNIAMLLSKQAQCHSKVLAQKIKANFPDSVDVEKIEIVGPGFINFFMSQSSNALVVEDIIKQGGNYGLSNIGMGQRVLLEFVSANPTGPLHVGHGRGVAYGAAIAHLLRAVGFKVDCEYYVNDAGRQMDILAISVYLRYVETKQFPDNGYKGDYIFDIAKKISGVKKLDIFTNTCKDTSEWKVQKNSIDKEKYIDDLIANCKSQLGSDYRKVFDFAINSILSDIKIDLADFGVEYYQWFSEQSLVDSGLSKEIVKKLQDLGYIYEKGGALWFRTTDFGDDLDRVVVRDNGIHTYFSYDIAYHFGKFERGYDRIINIWGADHHGYIARVKASIKALNYNPDKLEILLVQFVNLFRGGKKVSMSTRSGSFITLKELREEVGNDAARFFYILHKSTQHMDFNLDLAKSKSNENPVFYIQYAYVRICSVLKQGNPVMVDIDLLVLNNELEILLIKELNRYKDILQSSALNYEPHVLACYLRKLAGYFHSYYNNSEFLVDDDKLRNSRLLLITAVQQILANGLNLLGISTPNSM is encoded by the coding sequence ATGAAACAACGATTAAAACAATTGCTAATACAATCTTTAGAAGTATTAATCGACAATAATATACTTGAAAGTATACCTGAGAATATTCGTATTGATCATTCTAAAGATAAAATTCAAGGAGATTTTGCTTCTAATATTGCGATGTTATTGTCTAAACAAGCGCAGTGCCACTCCAAAGTATTGGCACAAAAAATTAAAGCTAATTTTCCAGACTCTGTTGATGTGGAAAAGATTGAGATTGTAGGTCCTGGTTTTATTAATTTTTTTATGTCGCAGAGTTCGAACGCTTTAGTGGTAGAGGATATTATTAAGCAAGGTGGGAATTATGGTTTGTCTAATATTGGTATGGGACAACGAGTTTTATTGGAATTTGTTTCTGCTAACCCAACAGGCCCACTTCATGTAGGACATGGTCGTGGTGTAGCATATGGTGCAGCGATTGCTCATCTTCTACGTGCAGTAGGTTTTAAAGTTGATTGTGAATATTATGTGAATGATGCAGGTCGGCAGATGGATATTTTGGCGATTTCGGTTTATTTACGCTATGTTGAAACTAAACAATTTCCAGATAACGGCTATAAAGGGGATTATATTTTTGATATTGCTAAAAAAATTAGTGGTGTCAAAAAACTTGATATTTTTACTAATACTTGTAAAGATACATCCGAATGGAAGGTTCAAAAAAATAGTATCGACAAGGAAAAATATATTGATGATTTGATTGCTAATTGTAAGTCCCAATTAGGAAGTGATTATAGAAAAGTTTTTGATTTTGCGATTAATAGTATTTTGAGTGATATTAAGATTGATTTAGCTGATTTTGGTGTTGAATATTATCAGTGGTTTTCTGAACAGTCTTTAGTGGATAGTGGCTTGAGTAAAGAAATTGTTAAAAAATTACAAGATTTAGGATATATTTATGAAAAAGGAGGCGCTCTTTGGTTTAGAACTACTGATTTTGGTGATGATTTAGATCGTGTTGTAGTTCGTGATAATGGAATACATACTTATTTTTCCTATGATATTGCCTATCATTTTGGAAAGTTTGAACGTGGTTATGATAGGATTATTAATATTTGGGGTGCTGACCACCATGGTTATATCGCAAGGGTGAAGGCATCAATTAAGGCGCTTAATTATAATCCTGATAAGTTGGAAATCTTATTGGTACAGTTTGTTAATCTTTTTAGGGGTGGTAAAAAGGTTTCTATGTCAACCCGTAGTGGTTCGTTTATTACTTTAAAGGAATTGCGTGAAGAAGTGGGTAATGATGCAGCACGTTTTTTTTATATTTTGCATAAATCAACACAGCACATGGATTTTAACCTAGATTTAGCCAAATCAAAAAGTAATGAGAATCCAGTATTTTATATTCAATATGCTTATGTACGTATTTGTTCAGTTTTAAAACAAGGTAATCCTGTTATGGTAGATATTGATCTATTAGTATTAAATAATGAGTTAGAAATTTTATTAATTAAAGAACTTAATCGCTATAAAGATATCTTACAGTCATCTGCACTTAATTATGAGCCACACGTATTAGCTTGTTATTTACGTAAATTAGCTGGATATTTTCACAGCTATTACAATAATAGTGAGTTTTTGGTAGATGACGATAAATTGAGGAATTCAAGGTTATTGCTCATTACAGCAGTTCAGCAAATATTGGCGAATGGTTTAAATTTATTGGGAATTAGCACACCTAATTCAATGTGA